Proteins encoded in a region of the Nicotiana tomentosiformis chromosome 9, ASM39032v3, whole genome shotgun sequence genome:
- the LOC138899574 gene encoding uncharacterized protein, whose translation MRLRDEYDDEEENNGSALAARTKKTTDVAHATGSMVVHKAPPRTEDISEKDSGRVPELLEIEDASYRSQQIGDMSEGALLESLRTEENAPSDSLGTVAIEDSSTFPAFSAGAIREAQALGALELDRPHDGEDPFHDLFTGVEDVAGTNDASDIFHGVQPALNQAATVHREACSRFRAELRLY comes from the exons atgcgtctaagggatgaataCGACGACGAAGAAGAAAACAATGGGTCCGCGCTGGCGGCTCGAACGAAAAAGACCACCGACGTTGCACATGcaactggatcgatggtggttcataaggctccgcctcgaactgaggatatatcggagaaggattcgggcagagtccccgagttgttggagatcgaagatgcttccTATCGAAGCCAACAGAtaggggatatgtctgaaggggctctcctcgaatctcttcgaaccgaagagaatgctccaagtgattcacttgggacagtagcaatcgaagactcgtccaccttccctgctttttccgcaggggcgattcgggaagcccaagctttgggggccctcgaactagataggcctcatgatggagaggatccttttcatgacttgtttaccggtgtcgaggacgttgccggtacTAATGATGCATCGGACATTTTTCACGGGGTGCAAccggctttgaatcag gccgcgacagttcatcgagaagcatgttctcggttcCGAGCCGAGCTACGTCTATATTAG
- the LOC104118916 gene encoding protein DMP2-like, with amino-acid sequence MAKSSSSLKAKTLNGIGNLIRVLPTGTVFIYQFLNPILTNNGHCNIVNKYLSGILIALCGFSCAFSCFTDSYTDNDGATHYGIATMKGLWPTTSAVDTTTYKISVGDFVHAFFTMVVFGVVTVLDRNTVDCFFPSFESTQKMLLMVLPPAVGAISSVVFMVFPNKRHGIGYPSQDESSSK; translated from the coding sequence ATGGCAAAATCTAGCTCTAGCTTGAAAGCTAAGACCTTAAATGGCATTGGCAATCTCATTAGAGTTCTCCCAACAGGAACAGTCTTCATCTACCAATTCCTAAACCCTATTCTCACAAACAATGGCCATTGCAATATTGTCAACAAATACCTCTCTGGCATCCTAATTGCCCTTTGTGGCTTCTCTTGTGCATTTTCTTGCTTCACCGATAGCTACACCGATAACGACGGCGCCACTCATTATGGCATAGCCACAATGAAGGGACTCTGGCCAACAACTTCAGCAGTTGATACAACAACTTATAAAATTAGCGTTGGTGACTTTGTTCATGCATTTTTTACTATGGTTGTTTTTGGGGTTGTGACTGTTTTGGATAGGAACACTGTGGATTGCTTCTTTCCATCGTTCGAATCAACGCAGAAAATGTTGCTAATGGTGTTGCCACCAGCAGTTGGTGCCATTTCTAGTGTTGTGTTTATGGTGTTTCCTAATAAACGTCATGGTATAGGGTACCCTAGTCAAGATGAATCAAGCTCAAAGTAA
- the LOC104118918 gene encoding uncharacterized protein, which produces MENEKKIESYVVVHNIAKRHNVGTLARSATAFGVSEMILVGRRDFNAFGSHGSTSHVRFRHFHSLTDAKTFLKERDCDICGVEITENAVAVNEHPFKRSTAFLLGNEGTGLSAKECEICDFFVYIPQYGCGTASLNVTVAASIVLHQFGVWAGFSERTREGNKFIVAERPSKQAKKNYCMETSESITEERRLKRESNGFFEDTGKEESPSNLLDTLFDD; this is translated from the exons ATggaaaatgagaagaaaataGAGAGCTATGTGGTGGTACACAACATAGCAAAGAGACACAATGTCGGAACCCTAGCTCGTAGCGCCACTGCGTTCGGCGTCTCCGAGATGATACTAGTCGGCCGTCGAGATTTCAACGCCTTCGGTAGCCACGGCTCTACCTCTCACGTCCGGTTCCGCCACTTCCACTCCCTCACCGATGCTAAAACTTTCCTCAAG GAAAGAGATTGTGATATATGTGGAGTTGAAATTACAGAAAATGCGGTGGCAGTAAATGAGCATCCTTTTAAAAGAAGTACTGCTTTTCTGCTGGGAAATGAG GGTACTGGACTTTCTGCAAAAGAGTGTGAGATATGTGATTTCTTTGTATATATTCCACAATATGGGTGTGGTACTGCTTCATTGAATGTGACAGTCGCTGCTTCCATTGTTCTGCATCAATTTGGAG TTTGGGCTGGATTCTCTGAGAGAACACGTGAGGGAAACAAATTTATTGTGGCTGAAAGACCTTCGAAACAGGCGAAGAAAAATTACTGCATGGAAACATCTGAATCTATTACCGAGGAGCGAAGACTGAAGAGGGAATCAAATGGGTTCTTTGAAGATACTGGAAAGGAGGAATCACCTTCAAATCTTTTAGATACCTTGTTTGATGATTAG
- the LOC104118917 gene encoding uncharacterized protein: protein MQSREVPVQLSCRKQFSCMLHVFSRRIHRLCSRIRWLMWRRPRSKVVIKRFGKLNSRGRHGHLKEKPSIKSLTTHPNAQTRTIRLATFNAALFSLAPAVPKAEKSVIFAHDDDDDGFKFQNQVKSEINSRPKSILKHSPLHPTLINGAKPKPKVSINLPENEISLAQNRVFGMLEDDSTKILSLNNNSLAPVRSPICFPAMAKWMNNDYGGDYLSGTRSILDVLKEVDADILALQDVKAEEEKDMRPLSGLAHALGMHYVFAESWAPEFGNAILSKWPIKRWRIQKIFDDKDFRNVLKATIDVPRIGELNFCCTQLDHLDENWRMKQINAIIQSNDNPHILAGGLNSLDASDYSLERWTDIVKYYEEIGKPTPRVEVMKFLKGKEYSDAKEFAGECESVVIIAKGQNVQGTCKYGTRVDYILGSQGLPYAFVPESYSVVSSKGTSDHHIVKVEIMKVAGSARKNSKKQKKVVRMTGSCSSRGIWQSNT, encoded by the exons ATGCAGTCAAGAGAGGTTCCAGTGCAGCTTTCATGCAGAAAACAGTTTTCCTGCATGTTGCATGTCTTCAGCCGGAGAATCCACCGGCTTTGCTCGAGGATACGGTGGCTGATGTGGCGGCGTCCGAGGTCTAAGGTGGTGATCAAGAGGTTTGGGAAGCTGAATTCTAGAGGGCGTCACGGCCATCTCAAAGAAAAACCAAGCATCAAATCATTAACAACTCATCCAAATGCCCAAACTAGGACTATTCGACTAGCCACTTTCAATGCTGCATTATTTTCCCTTGCACCAGCTGTGCCTAAGGCTGAAAAATCAGTCATATTTgctcatgatgatgatgatgatggtttcAAATTTCAAAACCAGGTAAAATCTGAGATTAATAGTCGTCCCAAGAGCATATTGAAACATTCCCCCCTTCATCCCACATTAATAAATGGTGCAAAGCCAAAGCCAAAAGTTTCAATAAACCTTCCTGAGAATGAGATTTCATTAGCTCAGAACAGGGTATTTGGCATGTTGGAAGATGATTCCACCAAGATTTTGAGTTTAAACAACAACAGCCTAGCCCCTGTGAGGTCTCCGATATGCTTCCCCGCGATGGCTAAATGGATGAATAATGATTATGGAGGCGACTACTTGAGTGGAACAAGGTCCATTCTTGATGTATTGAAAGAAGTGGATGCTGATATATTGGCTTTACAAGATGTGAAGGCTGAGGAAGAGAAAGATATGAGACCTTTATCTGGTTTGGCTCATGCTCTTGGTATGCACTATGTGTTTGCTGAAAGCTGGGCTCCTGAATTTGGTAATGCTATTTTATCCAAATGGCCTATTAAGAGATGGAGAATACAGAAAATCTTTGATGATAAAGATTTCAG GAATGTGCTTAAGGCTACGATTGATGTACCACGGATAGGAGAGTTGAACTTCTGTTGCACTCAACTTGATCATTTAGACGAGAATTGGAGAATGAAGCAAATTAACGCGATAATTCAATCAAATGACAATCCTCACATTTTAGCAGGAGGTTTGAATTCTCTGGATGCCTCAGATTACTCATTAGAGAGATGGACTGATATTGTGAAG TATTATGAGGAGATAGGAAAGCCAACTCCAAGAGTTGAGGTcatgaaattcttgaaagggaaAGAGTACAGTGATGCAAAAGAGTTTGCAGGGGAATGTGAGTCAGTTGTTATCATTGCTAAAGGCCAAA ATGTGCAAGGAACATGCAAGTATGGAACTCGAGTTGATTATATCTTGGGTTCACAAGGTCTGCCTTATGCATTTGTACCTGaatcatactctgttgtttcgTCGAAAGGCACGTCCGATCACCATATAGTTAAGGTGGAAATCATGAAAGTAGCAGGCAGTGCTAGGAAGAATAGTAAGAAACAGAAGAAAGTTGTGAGGATGACAGGTTCTTGTTCTTCAAGAGGGATTTGGCAATCGAACACTTAG